Genomic window (Streptomyces sp. NBC_00078):
ACGCCATCAGATACGGCGAGCCCCCGATCAGGCTGCGGCTCATTCGCGACACCTCCCTGATCTGCGAGGTCTCCGACGCCAGCAACACCTCGCCGCACCTGCGCCGGGCGCGCGCCTTCGACGAGGGCGGCCGGGGCCTGCTGCTCGTCGCCCAGCTCACCCAGGGGTGGGGCACCCGGCACACCACCGACGGCAAGACGATCTGGTGCGCACAAACCCTCACCGAGCGTGGGCAGCAATGAGATCCGACCCCGACGGGGCGGCGACGGGCCGACTCCCCCGGGGTCTCTGCTGCCTGCCGCCCGCCTGCACGGAAGCATGAGCCCGAACCGGGAACGGCGCCGCCTGCCCCTCAGGCTGCATCCTCGATCCGGATGCCGGTCTCCTTGGTGAACGGCTCGTAGACCGCCGTCTGGTCGGCGTCGCCGTACGCGCCGCCGCTGTCGCGGGCGACCAGCGTCTCGGAGCCCTTGCCGCCGCCGTTCACCCGCTGACGTGGAACGAGCTGCGGCATCGGCGGAGCTGTTCCAGCCGGCGCAACGCCCGCAAGGGGACACGGCCGCCGAATGCGGAGCTGGTTCTGCAGTATGGCTATCGAAGCGCTTCGACGATGCCATTCCCTCCAACGCGCTGTCAATGGACCAGCAAAAGAAAGTGTCTAGTGCTCTGACCGCATACCTTCGCCGGGTTGAGCGGGTGTGTGGCCATTGATGCCGGCTACCTGGCCGTGGCATCCGCCTATGCTCGGCTCGTGCAGCCGCTTTCCGACAGCAGCAATCCGTTGGTCACGGCGTTCCCAGCCGAGCTTGCAAGCGATGCCGAGGCAGTCCTGGCGGTGATGCCTGATTCTCGGTTCCCGCCGCATGCCTCGTTCTCGGTCGCTGTAGAGGGCCAGCAGGTTTTGATCCCCGGCCGCCTCTACAACGGCGAGCCGCCAACTGACGCGGTGGCGTCGCTTTCGTCGCGCCAACGGCAGCTTCTGCACTGTCTGTACTCAAGGCACTGCGACGGGGTGGTCAGACAGCGTCATCTGGAGAAGGTCGTTGGTTCCACGGACCCATGGGTCGTCCCCTTCGTCGTGCAGCTGGTTGGCGAGTACGTCTTGGAAATCCTGGTGGTCATCTGCGATGAGCTCCGTGGCCTCGCCACGCCCGGCACCTGCGGCCACCTCGCTTACGGGCAGTTCATCGTGGACAACCCGGCCTTCTTCGCACGCACGCAACGGCGGGTCGTGAGCTACTGGAACTGCTACTACCGGGGCACCTACGCGAGCTTCCGGGGCTACCCAGGGTGCACTCTTCTTGACCTCCTACGGTCCGCTGCCTCCGACAGAGCAGGGCGTCCCTGGCCCAACCTCGCTCCAGTCGGCGCCAGCGTGGACGGCTACTGCTAGGACTCGGCCGGGAAAGATATCCGGCCGGTCAAGCGGCATCGGCGAGGGGACGTCCGCCCCAACGGATGCCCTTCTCGCTGCGGATGCGAGCGCGCTCGCGGCGCTGGGCTGCCAGCACGTCGGGGTGACGGGCATTCGCGTTGCGCCAGCGCAGATAGGCGTGCAGGGCCCGGGTCTGCACGGTGTGGTTGCGGTGGTTGGAGTTCGCGACGGTGAACTGCCGCAACGGTCCGAAGTGCGCCTCGATCGGGTTGGCCCAGGACGCGTATGTCGGCGTGAAGCACAGCTCGACGCGGTTCTTCTTCGCCCAGCGGCGGATCGTCTCGCCCTTGTGGGCGGACAGGTTGTCCAGGATGACGTAGATCGGGGCGCCGTCCGGGCGGGCGGCCCGGATCGACCTGAGCGCGGCCAGGGTGTTCGCGGCCCCCTTCTTCCGGCGGTTGACGCCCCAGAGCGTGTCGTCGCCGACCGAATAGCAGCCGTGGAAGTACCTGACGCCGTGGGTGCGGTGGTAGGTCGCCGGGTGCCGCTCGGGATGACTGGCGGGAGCCCAGCACGCACCGCCGGTGGGGCGGATTCCGAGCGGGCCGAACTCGTCGAACGCGAAGACCCGGTCCGGGAAGCGGTCCAGGACCTCCTCGATCCGGTCCAGCTTTGCCTCGCGGTCGGGGTCCGGGGACTCCTTCCACGTCTTGGTGCGCTGGAAGGTGATGCCGCGGCGGGCGAGCAGACGGCGTAATGCCTCGCGACCGATGCGGATGACCCGCCCATGGACTTTCCGCAGGTAGGCGGCGAGTTTGCGGATGGACCAGCGGGTGAAGGGCTGGCCGAGCTTGGTCGGGCGGGTGGTGGCCGTCTGGACGACGAAGTCCTCGTCGTCAGGACTGAGCAGGCGGGGACGGCCTCCCGCCCACCGAGGGTCCAGACAGGCCAGGCCGATCTCGTTGAACCGGTGGATCACATCCCGGACTGTGTCCTCGTCGGCCTGCACCAGCTGGGCGATCACCGGGACCCGGTTCCCGCCAGCCGACGCCAGTAGCATCATCGCGCGTCGGAAGCGCACCGAACTGGTGCTGCCCCGGCGCACGATCTGCTGCAGCTTCTGCCCCTCCTGGTCGGTCAACCTGCGCACGCGGACAGGCTCAGCCACCGCACCCCCAGCACTCGGATCGGACGTCACCGCACATCCAACCGCCCCGACCACCAACCCGGCGAACCAATGTGGTCAGAGCACTAGGCGGTTGAGCCCCTCGTTTCGCAGGAAACATGTTCGTTAACTTTTCGCCTGCAAGTGAAGCGCTTCGACAGCCTCCGCAGGTAGGCCGCCGCCATGAGTCTTGAGTTGAACCGCAGAAGCTTCGTCAGCGCAGCAGCCTCGGTCGCGTGAGCGGCCGAAGCGACCGTGCTCCCGTCCGCCCGCGGGGTGCGGTCGTCCGGTGTCCGGAGCGAGCAGTCGGCCGAGCAACCCGCCGAGCAGTTCCCACCCGCCACCTGCACCCACGGCATGCTCACGGGCAGCCCCGCCCTCGCCCGGCACCGCTCGCGCGGTTCTGGGAGGGCACTGATCTCCAAAAGACCGTCCAAGGTCGCCGGCGGCTTCACCGGCCGGGTCATCGGCATGTACGCCGCCGCAGGCACCGTCCACTTCGACTGGTTCGACTACGAGCCCCTCGACGGCTGAACCAAGCCGCCGGCCGCCACCCTCCGCCGACAGGGACACCGGACTCCCCGCCATGGGGCGACCGGAGCCTGCCGGCCCGTCCTCCCCGACGGGCTCGGCAGGCCGGCCCTGAAAGCCGGGATCGGCACGACCCGCATCGCCCCATGGACCTGCGGCGACAGGCGCGGTGCGGCGACGCTGATCTTCCACTTCCACAGTGGCGCCAAGGTGAAGTACAAGGTCACCAAGTCCGGAGGCTCGGTCACCGGAACGGTCGTCAAGGATTCCTGACCGGCCGCCCCTTCGCCCTGGTCGCCCGTCTCCCGGGCGACCAGGGCACCGGCGTCCCTCACACGCGGGTCCACTTCTGGCCGGCCTGGCCGTTGCAGCTCCACAGGACCAGCGGTGTTCCGTCGGCGGTGCCGGACCGGTCGGAGTCGAGGCACAGCCCGGCGTGGACGTTGCGGATCGACCCGTCGGAGCCGACCGTCCATTTCTGGTTGTCCTGGCCGTTGCAGGGCCAGGTGATGACCCGGGTGCCGTTGGCGGTCCCCTGGTCGTAGGCGTCCAGGCACTTGTCGCCGAAGACGCGGATCTCACCGCCGGCCCACGTGGTCCACAGCTGGTTGGCGGCCGTGTGGCAGTCCCAGATCAGCACGGTGGCCCCGGCCGCCGTGGAGGCGTTGTCCACGTCCATGCAGCGGCCGGACACGTTGCCGCGCAGACGCGAGGTGGTGGCGGCCAGCGGGCTGCCACCGCTCACCCGGAACACGGCCACCCCGTGCGCGGGGACACTCGCCGAGATCTGTCCGGACGTACTCGACGTGCCGCCGGTCCACAGGTCGGTGAGGGTGAACGGCCCACCGGACAGGCCGACTTGTGCGGCCGTCGTCGTGACCGTCGCCGTGTCGCCTCCCCGGTTGAACAGGCCCACCGCGACCGAGCCGTCGGACAGCGGCTTGGCGAAAATCTCGGTACCGCCGTCGTCGCGCACCCTGCGCCCGCCGGCGCCCAGCGGATCCTGGTCGACCGCCAGCAGACGCGGGTTGCGCAGGATCGCGCTCACGTCGGCGGACATGGTGCGGATGTCGTTGCCGGCCATGAGCGGGGAGCCCATCAGGGCCCAGAGGGCGAAGTGGGAGCGGGACTCGGTCAGTGACAGGCCGGGGCGCCCGACGACCAGCATGTCGGGGTCGTTCCAGTGGCCCGGCCCCGACTGCGCCGCCAGCGGCGCGGTGACGTCCAGGACGTTGCCGACGCCCATCGGGTAGCTGTTGGTGTTGCCGTTCTGCCAGATGTCGAGCAGATCCTCGGTCGTCCGCCACAGGTCGGCGACCTCGCCCCAGTTGTAGGTGGCGCCGGTGATGGCGTGGAAGCTGTTGGGGTTGATGCTGTAGACGATCGGCCGCCCGGTGGCACGCAGGGCGTCGCGCATGAGCGTGAAGCGCGCGACCTGCTCGTCGCGGGTACCGCTGGAGGAACACCAGTCGTACTTGAGGTAGTCGACGCCCCATGAGGCGAACGTGGCGGCGTCCTGGGCCTCGTGTCCCCTGCTGCCCGTCGACCCGGGATAGGAGCCGCTGGTCTGCGCGCAGGTGCGTTCGCCCGGCACCTGGTAGATGCCGAACTTCAGTCCCTTGCCGTGGATGTAGTCCCCGAGCGCCTTCATCCCGCTCGGGAACTTGGCCGCGTTGGCCCGCAGGTTGCCCGCCGCGTCACGCTGCGGGTCGAACCAGCAGTCGTCGACCACCACGTACCGGTATCCGGCGTCCCGCATGCCCGAGGACACCATGGCGTCGGCGGCCTGGTGCACCTGGGACTCGGTGATCCCGCACCCGAAGCTGTTCCAGCTGTTCCAGCCCAACGGTGGGGTGAGCGCCGGGCTGCCGGGCGCGGCCGAGGCGGTGGAGTGGACGGAGGCCGCCACGGAGGCGGTGACCGTCAACGCGGCCGCCGCGAGGAGGCGGAACAGGCGTCCGACTGATCGTGTGGGCACCGGGGCTCCTTTCCAGGAAGGGCGCCATGGAGTGGGTGACGCGCGACGCATGCTGTCACGTTCATGACATTGCCGGAAGGAGGCTGAGCGTTCGCAATTTCGATGACTGTTCGGAAAGTTCTGATC
Coding sequences:
- a CDS encoding IS630 family transposase, with the translated sequence MAEPVRVRRLTDQEGQKLQQIVRRGSTSSVRFRRAMMLLASAGGNRVPVIAQLVQADEDTVRDVIHRFNEIGLACLDPRWAGGRPRLLSPDDEDFVVQTATTRPTKLGQPFTRWSIRKLAAYLRKVHGRVIRIGREALRRLLARRGITFQRTKTWKESPDPDREAKLDRIEEVLDRFPDRVFAFDEFGPLGIRPTGGACWAPASHPERHPATYHRTHGVRYFHGCYSVGDDTLWGVNRRKKGAANTLAALRSIRAARPDGAPIYVILDNLSAHKGETIRRWAKKNRVELCFTPTYASWANPIEAHFGPLRQFTVANSNHRNHTVQTRALHAYLRWRNANARHPDVLAAQRRERARIRSEKGIRWGGRPLADAA
- a CDS encoding RICIN domain-containing protein, with amino-acid sequence MPTRSVGRLFRLLAAAALTVTASVAASVHSTASAAPGSPALTPPLGWNSWNSFGCGITESQVHQAADAMVSSGMRDAGYRYVVVDDCWFDPQRDAAGNLRANAAKFPSGMKALGDYIHGKGLKFGIYQVPGERTCAQTSGSYPGSTGSRGHEAQDAATFASWGVDYLKYDWCSSSGTRDEQVARFTLMRDALRATGRPIVYSINPNSFHAITGATYNWGEVADLWRTTEDLLDIWQNGNTNSYPMGVGNVLDVTAPLAAQSGPGHWNDPDMLVVGRPGLSLTESRSHFALWALMGSPLMAGNDIRTMSADVSAILRNPRLLAVDQDPLGAGGRRVRDDGGTEIFAKPLSDGSVAVGLFNRGGDTATVTTTAAQVGLSGGPFTLTDLWTGGTSSTSGQISASVPAHGVAVFRVSGGSPLAATTSRLRGNVSGRCMDVDNASTAAGATVLIWDCHTAANQLWTTWAGGEIRVFGDKCLDAYDQGTANGTRVITWPCNGQDNQKWTVGSDGSIRNVHAGLCLDSDRSGTADGTPLVLWSCNGQAGQKWTRV